A window of the Bacillus sp. A301a_S52 genome harbors these coding sequences:
- the rimP gene encoding ribosome maturation factor RimP, which produces MAESIQSTVEQLVQPVLEELSLELVDVEFQKEGKSWFLRVYIDGDGGVDLDDCTSVSERLSELLDEHDPIEQAYYLEVSSPGAERPLKKEKDMENAIGKNVFITTYAPINGEKAFEGKLAQFDGETLTIETKIKTRIVPVNIPYNKVAKARLAVVF; this is translated from the coding sequence ATGGCAGAGTCGATTCAATCAACAGTCGAACAACTCGTTCAACCGGTTCTTGAAGAGTTATCATTGGAGCTCGTAGATGTAGAATTCCAAAAAGAAGGTAAAAGTTGGTTTTTACGAGTGTACATAGATGGTGATGGCGGGGTAGACTTGGATGATTGCACCTCAGTAAGTGAGCGTTTAAGCGAATTACTGGATGAACACGACCCTATTGAGCAAGCATATTATTTGGAAGTGTCTTCTCCGGGTGCCGAAAGGCCATTAAAAAAAGAAAAAGACATGGAAAATGCAATTGGAAAAAATGTGTTCATAACGACGTATGCGCCAATTAATGGTGAAAAAGCCTTTGAAGGTAAGTTGGCACAATTTGATGGTGAAACATTAACAATTGAGACTAAAATCAAGACCCGAATCGTGCCCGTTAATATTCCTTATAATAAAGTGGCAAAAGCAAGATTGGCTGTCGTTTTTTAA
- the infB gene encoding translation initiation factor IF-2 codes for MKKVRIYEYAKEKNLASKDVIEQLKKLNVDVTNHMSVITEEDIKKLESPKTTDKSKKAEASKPKKEEANNSTKRATPSKKDKNKKNKRPSQQTQTTTKKGESKQNAPSKVTYSTPITVGEFAEKLNKEPSEIIKKLMFLGVMATINQELDKDSIDLIAEEFGVDVEEEVIVDKTDFESMMEDDAPEDLQERSPVVTIMGHVDHGKTTLLDSIRHTKVTAGEAGGITQHIGAYQVEDNGKKITFLDTPGHAAFTMMRARGAQVTDITILVVAADDGVMPQTIEAINHAKAAEVPIIVAVNKIDKEGSNPDRVMQELTEHELVAEAWGGETIFVNVSALNGTGIDELLEMILLVSEVEELKANPNKAAMGTVVEAELDRGRGPVATLLVQAGTLNIGDPIVVGNAFGKVRAMVNDLGRRVKTAGPSMPVEITGLNSVPQAGDQFRVFKDEKQARQIGEARASKQREADRKESSRVSLDDLFDQIQQGELKEINIIVKADVQGSAEAMKGSLEKIEVEGVKVNIIHTGVGAIAESDIILASASNAIVIGFNVRPDVNAKRTAEAEKVEVRLHRVIYDAIEEVEAAMKGMLDPEYEEKVIGQAEVRQVFKVSKIGSIAGSYVTEGKITRDSSVRLIRDGVVIFEGDIKDLKRFKDDVKEVARNYECGITLENFNDVKEGDVVEAYIMEEIKR; via the coding sequence ATGAAAAAAGTGCGTATTTATGAATATGCTAAAGAAAAGAATCTAGCTAGTAAAGATGTGATTGAACAATTGAAAAAACTGAATGTTGATGTCACTAACCATATGAGTGTTATTACGGAAGAAGACATCAAAAAATTGGAATCACCTAAAACTACAGACAAATCTAAAAAAGCAGAGGCGAGTAAGCCTAAGAAGGAAGAAGCTAATAATTCAACTAAACGTGCCACCCCTTCTAAAAAAGATAAGAACAAAAAAAATAAGCGTCCTTCACAGCAAACTCAAACGACTACAAAAAAAGGGGAAAGCAAGCAAAACGCCCCTTCTAAAGTCACCTATTCAACCCCAATTACAGTGGGTGAATTTGCCGAAAAACTTAATAAAGAACCATCAGAAATTATAAAAAAACTCATGTTTCTTGGTGTCATGGCTACAATCAATCAAGAATTAGATAAAGATTCAATTGATCTTATTGCTGAAGAATTCGGTGTGGACGTAGAAGAAGAAGTGATCGTTGACAAGACTGATTTTGAATCAATGATGGAAGACGATGCTCCTGAGGATTTACAAGAGCGATCCCCTGTTGTCACAATTATGGGACACGTAGATCACGGAAAAACAACCTTGCTTGATAGTATTCGCCATACAAAGGTAACAGCTGGAGAAGCGGGAGGTATTACTCAACATATCGGCGCTTACCAAGTTGAAGATAATGGTAAAAAGATAACATTCCTTGACACACCTGGTCACGCCGCTTTCACAATGATGAGAGCAAGGGGAGCACAGGTGACTGATATCACTATTCTTGTCGTGGCAGCAGATGATGGTGTTATGCCACAAACAATCGAAGCCATTAATCACGCTAAAGCAGCTGAAGTGCCAATTATTGTTGCGGTTAATAAAATTGACAAAGAGGGATCAAACCCTGATCGTGTCATGCAGGAACTAACCGAACATGAACTAGTAGCAGAAGCTTGGGGCGGCGAAACAATCTTTGTAAATGTGTCAGCATTGAACGGCACTGGCATTGACGAACTGCTTGAGATGATTCTGCTCGTTTCAGAAGTTGAAGAATTAAAAGCAAACCCTAACAAAGCAGCGATGGGAACAGTTGTAGAAGCAGAGCTTGATCGCGGGCGTGGCCCGGTTGCGACACTTCTTGTTCAAGCTGGCACCTTAAACATCGGTGACCCGATCGTTGTAGGAAATGCTTTTGGTAAAGTAAGAGCAATGGTGAATGATTTAGGGCGCCGAGTTAAAACAGCAGGACCATCTATGCCAGTTGAAATTACTGGATTAAACTCAGTTCCACAGGCTGGAGATCAGTTCCGTGTGTTCAAAGACGAAAAACAAGCACGCCAAATTGGTGAAGCTAGAGCGAGTAAACAAAGAGAAGCAGATCGTAAAGAAAGCTCACGTGTAAGTCTTGATGACTTATTCGATCAAATCCAGCAAGGTGAACTTAAAGAGATTAACATTATTGTAAAAGCAGACGTCCAGGGATCAGCTGAAGCAATGAAAGGATCTCTTGAAAAAATTGAAGTGGAAGGTGTGAAAGTAAACATCATCCATACTGGTGTAGGGGCCATCGCTGAATCTGATATCATCCTAGCATCAGCGTCTAATGCCATTGTAATCGGCTTTAATGTACGACCAGATGTGAATGCGAAGCGAACCGCTGAAGCAGAAAAAGTAGAAGTAAGACTTCACCGGGTGATCTATGATGCAATCGAGGAAGTTGAGGCAGCCATGAAAGGAATGCTGGACCCTGAATATGAAGAAAAAGTCATTGGCCAGGCAGAAGTACGTCAAGTATTTAAAGTGTCTAAAATTGGTTCAATTGCTGGCTCATATGTGACAGAAGGAAAAATTACAAGGGACTCCTCTGTGCGTTTAATTAGAGATGGTGTCGTGATCTTTGAAGGTGACATTAAAGACCTTAAACGCTTTAAAGACGATGTTAAAGAGGTTGCACGAAACTATGAGTGCGGTATTACGTTAGAAAACTTCAACGATGTGAAAGAGGGAGATGTTGTTGAAGCCTATATTATGGAGGAAATTAAGCGTTGA
- a CDS encoding bifunctional riboflavin kinase/FAD synthetase — translation MRVEYIKHPHPPLDLPPTALALGFFDGVHRGHQQVINTAKVEAEKRNLKSAVMTFYPHPKEVLGKQNVNVNYLSPIQEKITLLEKTGIDILLVVSFDARFSELSPQQFVDTYLIDLNVKHIVAGFDYSYGRLGKGTMETFPFHSRNLLSHTTVPKLAEDNEKISSTSIREALAVGNIEKVNDYLGRVYTVEGVVEHGQKRGREIGFPTANVSPDPNKELPATGVYVVRIVVDGKTFEGVCNIGFNPTFNSGKGRQTIEAHIFHFTKEIYKEKIKVAFIKRIRGEKAFNGVEELKTRIQQDIEIARHYFST, via the coding sequence TTGAGAGTAGAATATATTAAACATCCGCACCCCCCATTGGATTTACCCCCTACAGCTTTGGCATTGGGTTTTTTTGATGGTGTTCATCGGGGGCATCAACAAGTCATTAATACAGCGAAGGTGGAGGCGGAAAAACGTAACCTTAAATCAGCAGTGATGACCTTTTATCCGCATCCTAAAGAAGTACTTGGAAAACAAAATGTCAATGTAAATTACCTTTCTCCCATACAGGAAAAGATAACGTTATTAGAAAAGACAGGTATAGATATATTGCTCGTCGTCTCATTCGATGCTCGCTTTTCTGAGTTGTCGCCTCAACAATTTGTGGACACTTATTTAATTGACTTAAATGTGAAACATATTGTGGCAGGGTTCGATTATTCTTACGGACGATTAGGAAAAGGGACGATGGAAACCTTCCCCTTTCATTCTCGCAACTTATTATCCCACACGACTGTTCCGAAATTAGCCGAAGATAATGAAAAAATTAGTTCTACTAGTATTCGTGAAGCATTAGCTGTAGGCAACATAGAGAAAGTGAATGACTATTTAGGAAGGGTCTACACGGTAGAGGGAGTCGTGGAGCACGGGCAAAAAAGAGGTCGGGAAATTGGCTTTCCAACAGCGAATGTAAGCCCTGATCCTAATAAAGAATTACCTGCCACAGGTGTCTATGTTGTACGGATAGTTGTTGATGGTAAAACATTTGAAGGTGTATGTAACATTGGGTTTAATCCGACTTTTAATAGCGGAAAAGGTAGGCAGACGATTGAAGCTCATATCTTTCATTTCACCAAGGAGATCTACAAGGAAAAAATTAAAGTGGCTTTCATTAAACGAATTCGAGGAGAAAAGGCGTTCAATGGCGTTGAAGAGCTAAAAACAAGAATCCAACAAGACATAGAAATCGCCCGCCACTATTTTTCGACATAA
- the rbfA gene encoding 30S ribosome-binding factor RbfA, which yields MSKVRANRVGEQIKKELTDIIQRGLKDPRIGFVTVTDVEVTGDLQQATAFITVFGEEEEKEKTLQALEKAKGFIRSEIGKRIQLRKTPELTFSFDKSIEQGNRIDALLRKLNEEEK from the coding sequence ATGAGTAAAGTTCGTGCCAATCGAGTAGGAGAACAAATCAAAAAAGAATTAACTGATATTATTCAACGTGGCCTGAAGGACCCGAGAATCGGTTTTGTTACAGTAACAGATGTAGAAGTGACTGGTGACTTACAGCAGGCGACCGCATTTATTACGGTGTTTGGAGAAGAGGAAGAAAAAGAAAAAACACTTCAAGCTTTAGAAAAAGCCAAAGGTTTTATTCGTTCGGAAATAGGGAAACGAATTCAGTTAAGAAAAACACCTGAGCTAACATTTAGTTTTGATAAAAGCATTGAGCAGGGGAATAGAATTGATGCATTGCTTCGTAAATTAAACGAAGAAGAAAAATAA
- a CDS encoding YlxR family protein translates to MATKKKTPLRKCVITQEMKPKKELIRIVRSPEGEVFIDHTSKKSGRGAYISNDAVVIKEAQKKNALARHLKATVPDSIYEDLLKLSGERQP, encoded by the coding sequence ATGGCAACGAAAAAGAAAACCCCTCTTCGCAAATGTGTCATCACGCAAGAAATGAAACCGAAAAAAGAACTTATAAGAATCGTCCGTTCTCCTGAAGGAGAAGTCTTTATTGACCATACATCAAAAAAGTCTGGACGAGGGGCCTATATTTCAAATGACGCAGTGGTGATCAAAGAAGCACAAAAAAAGAATGCTTTAGCACGACATTTAAAGGCCACTGTTCCAGATTCTATTTATGAAGATTTGCTTAAACTAAGTGGAGAGAGACAACCATGA
- the rpsO gene encoding 30S ribosomal protein S15 — protein MALTQERKNEIIDQFKTHENDTGSPEVQVAILTEQITTLNDHLRTHKKDHHSRRGLLKMVGQRRNLLTYLRNKDVTRYRQLVDKLGLRR, from the coding sequence ATGGCATTAACTCAAGAGCGTAAAAATGAAATTATTGACCAATTTAAAACTCACGAGAATGATACTGGTTCTCCTGAAGTACAAGTGGCTATCCTAACAGAGCAAATTACTACGTTGAATGATCACTTACGTACTCATAAAAAAGATCATCATTCACGTCGCGGTCTGTTAAAAATGGTTGGTCAACGTCGTAACTTACTTACGTACTTACGTAATAAAGACGTTACTCGTTACCGTCAACTAGTTGATAAGCTTGGCCTTCGTCGATAA
- a CDS encoding YlxQ family RNA-binding protein, which produces MTQWSSLLGLMQRAGKLITGEELVVKAVQNKKAHHVIIASDASENTRKKITDKCHYYKIPYTLFENRFSIGQAIGKRERVAVAIIDKGFATKFRSIIE; this is translated from the coding sequence ATGACGCAATGGTCATCCCTTCTAGGTCTCATGCAAAGAGCAGGCAAGCTTATTACAGGGGAAGAACTAGTAGTCAAAGCGGTACAAAATAAAAAAGCCCACCATGTCATTATTGCATCTGATGCTTCTGAGAACACAAGAAAAAAAATTACTGATAAATGTCACTATTATAAGATTCCTTATACACTTTTTGAAAATAGATTTTCGATTGGCCAGGCGATTGGTAAAAGAGAACGGGTCGCCGTAGCCATCATTGATAAAGGATTTGCAACAAAATTTCGCTCAATTATTGAGTAA
- a CDS encoding DUF503 domain-containing protein, with amino-acid sequence MIIGVLVVEAVIYDSGSLKEKRSVLKSVSTKIKQRFNVSIAETNHQNVWQRTEWAIVSVSSEKVQVEKELQRSLKLLESYTELEIANVSWEWL; translated from the coding sequence TTGATAATTGGCGTTCTCGTCGTTGAAGCTGTTATTTACGACTCCGGTTCACTTAAAGAAAAGCGCTCAGTTTTAAAGAGTGTTTCAACCAAGATAAAACAACGTTTTAATGTCTCTATCGCTGAAACAAACCATCAGAATGTTTGGCAACGAACAGAATGGGCTATTGTTTCTGTAAGCTCAGAAAAAGTTCAGGTTGAAAAAGAATTGCAAAGATCGCTCAAATTATTGGAATCTTACACAGAACTTGAGATTGCTAATGTCAGTTGGGAATGGCTTTAA
- the truB gene encoding tRNA pseudouridine(55) synthase TruB, with amino-acid sequence MKSTTGIFPLWKPKGMTSFSAVKEVGRQFKTKKAGHTGTLDPDVEGVLPICLGKATKLVEYLTADTKTYCGEVTLGISTTTEDASGEIVTEAYIEDVITRDDVQEVFEELTGSIEQVPPMYSAVKIKGKKLYEYAREGKIIERPARQVTIHELKLTSDPLLREGKVSFTFEVTCSKGTYIRTLCVAIGEKFGYPAHMSSLTREASGAFNRSNCFTLEELTDATIKNSQEQLLMSVEQALTRFPIVTVDKETEKKVLQGAILPLHGETGDEKVWALYNQREECLALYKKDPKRDGMMKPEKMIRSIHD; translated from the coding sequence ATGAAATCGACAACAGGTATTTTCCCACTTTGGAAACCTAAAGGTATGACGTCATTTTCCGCTGTTAAAGAAGTAGGCAGACAATTTAAAACAAAAAAAGCAGGCCATACAGGAACTCTTGACCCAGATGTGGAAGGCGTACTACCTATCTGCCTAGGAAAAGCGACTAAACTGGTTGAATATTTAACAGCCGACACTAAAACGTATTGTGGTGAGGTGACGCTAGGAATATCAACTACAACAGAGGATGCTTCTGGTGAGATCGTTACTGAAGCTTATATAGAAGACGTCATTACTCGAGATGACGTACAAGAAGTTTTTGAAGAACTCACTGGCTCAATTGAGCAAGTTCCACCTATGTACTCAGCAGTAAAAATTAAAGGTAAAAAACTTTATGAGTATGCGAGAGAGGGAAAAATAATAGAAAGACCGGCACGACAAGTGACAATACATGAGTTAAAACTCACCTCTGACCCGCTCTTACGTGAAGGAAAGGTCTCATTTACATTTGAGGTAACTTGCAGTAAAGGAACGTACATAAGAACCCTTTGTGTGGCTATTGGAGAAAAGTTTGGTTACCCTGCTCACATGTCAAGCTTGACACGAGAAGCATCAGGCGCATTTAATCGTTCAAACTGTTTTACACTTGAAGAGCTAACCGATGCAACTATTAAAAACAGCCAAGAACAACTCCTAATGTCAGTGGAACAAGCATTGACACGGTTTCCAATTGTGACAGTTGATAAAGAGACTGAAAAGAAGGTACTACAAGGAGCTATTCTACCTTTGCATGGTGAGACTGGGGACGAAAAAGTATGGGCTTTGTATAATCAACGCGAGGAATGTCTCGCTCTGTACAAAAAAGACCCTAAACGTGATGGAATGATGAAACCAGAAAAAATGATCAGATCAATTCACGACTAA
- the nusA gene encoding transcription termination/antitermination protein NusA: MNSEFMDALATIEKDKGIDKEIILEAIEQALITGYKRNFNSAQNVRVDIDRQTGVIRVFARKEVVEEVFDARLEISVNEAKGINPLYDVDDVVEIEVTPRDFGRIAAQTAKQVVTQRVREAERGIIYSDFIDREEDIMTGIVQRQDHRFIYVDLGRVEALMPVGEQMPNETYRHNDRIKAYITKVEKTTKGPQIMISRTHPGLLKRLFELEVPEIYDGTVEVKSVSREAGERSKISVYAEDEDVDPVGSCVGPKGQRVQTIVNELKGEKIDIVKWSEDPKVYVANALSPSKVLQVTVNEEEKMTQVVVPDYQLSLAIGKRGQNARLAAKLTGWKIDIKSQTDAEELGLYNADGPLIEESGFEEADDDTQPDWDKLEGHAKDISEPIYEDDLMIDDEEDQDR, from the coding sequence ATGAATAGTGAATTTATGGATGCATTAGCCACCATTGAAAAGGACAAGGGGATAGACAAGGAAATTATACTTGAAGCGATTGAGCAAGCGTTAATTACAGGTTACAAGCGTAACTTTAACTCGGCGCAAAATGTTCGTGTGGATATTGATCGCCAAACGGGTGTTATTCGAGTATTTGCTAGAAAAGAAGTGGTGGAAGAAGTATTCGATGCAAGGTTAGAAATTTCAGTGAATGAAGCTAAAGGCATTAATCCGCTTTATGATGTAGATGATGTGGTGGAAATTGAAGTGACACCTCGAGACTTTGGCCGAATCGCTGCTCAAACAGCGAAACAAGTCGTAACACAACGTGTACGAGAAGCAGAGCGAGGCATTATTTATTCCGATTTTATTGATCGTGAAGAAGACATTATGACGGGGATCGTTCAGCGGCAAGATCATCGCTTTATTTACGTGGATTTGGGACGGGTTGAAGCCTTAATGCCAGTTGGAGAACAAATGCCCAATGAAACTTATCGTCATAACGACCGCATTAAAGCTTATATTACAAAAGTGGAAAAGACGACAAAAGGCCCGCAGATTATGATCTCTCGTACCCACCCAGGACTTCTAAAACGCTTGTTTGAATTGGAAGTTCCTGAAATCTATGATGGGACAGTTGAAGTAAAGTCCGTTTCTCGTGAAGCGGGTGAACGATCTAAAATCTCTGTTTATGCTGAAGATGAAGATGTGGATCCAGTAGGGTCTTGCGTAGGACCTAAAGGTCAACGAGTTCAGACAATCGTAAACGAATTAAAAGGGGAAAAAATTGATATAGTAAAATGGTCAGAGGACCCTAAGGTATATGTAGCGAATGCTTTAAGCCCCTCTAAAGTTTTACAGGTCACTGTGAATGAAGAAGAGAAAATGACTCAAGTGGTGGTACCTGATTATCAATTATCACTAGCTATTGGTAAACGAGGACAGAATGCTCGTCTTGCAGCTAAATTAACTGGATGGAAAATTGATATTAAGAGCCAAACAGACGCTGAAGAATTAGGACTTTATAACGCAGATGGCCCATTGATTGAAGAAAGTGGCTTTGAAGAAGCAGATGATGATACACAGCCAGATTGGGATAAATTAGAAGGTCATGCAAAAGATATAAGTGAACCTATTTACGAAGATGATCTCATGATAGATGACGAAGAAGATCAAGATCGTTAA
- a CDS encoding polyribonucleotide nucleotidyltransferase: protein MNQEKQTFSMEWAGRTLTIEVGQLAKQANGAVLVRYGDTSVLSTATASKEPKDLPFFPLTVNYEERLYSAGKIPGGFIKREGRPSDHAVLTSRLIDRPVRPLFPDGFRNDVQVISIVMSNDQNCSPEMAAMVGSSLALSISDIPFAGPIAGVTIGRVDGNFIINPKTDEMDSSDINLIVAGTKDAINMVEAGANEVPEEVMLDAIMFGHEEIKRLVAFQEDIVSKVGKTKMDVQLLTIDEELAAEIREKAESKLVKAATVVEKGQREDAIKEVYNEILEDYTDEENDRTKDARDVLDKLLKETVRKLITKENIRPDGRKGNEIRPLASEIDILQRTHGSGLFTRGQTQALSVCTLGALGDVQVLDGLGIEESKRFMHHYNFPSFSVGETGPIRGPGRREIGHGALGERALEKVIPSEQEFPYTIRLVSEVLESNGSTSQASICASTLAMMAAGVPIKSPVAGIAMGLVKHEEDVVVLTDIQGMEDALGDMDFKVAGTSKGITALQMDIKIDGIDKSVLEEALSQAKEGRLQILDNMLSAIPTPRAELSDYAPKILTMKIHPDKIRDVIGPSGKMINQIIDDTGVKIDIEQDGTVYISSTDQQMNNKAKQIIEDLVREVEVGQTYLGKVKRIEKFGAFVEIFKGKDGLVHISQLANERVGKVEDVVSIGDEVLVKVTEIDNQGRVNLSRKAVLPEQKES, encoded by the coding sequence ATGAATCAAGAAAAACAAACTTTTTCGATGGAATGGGCCGGTCGTACATTAACGATTGAAGTGGGGCAGCTTGCTAAACAAGCTAACGGAGCTGTTCTCGTACGTTATGGTGATACATCGGTATTATCTACGGCCACTGCTTCAAAGGAACCAAAGGACTTACCCTTTTTTCCTCTAACAGTCAATTATGAAGAACGACTATACTCAGCAGGAAAAATACCTGGAGGGTTTATTAAGCGTGAGGGGCGTCCAAGTGACCATGCGGTTTTAACAAGCAGATTAATTGACAGACCAGTGCGTCCGCTGTTTCCAGACGGCTTCCGTAACGATGTTCAGGTTATTAGTATCGTCATGAGTAACGATCAAAATTGTTCACCTGAGATGGCTGCCATGGTAGGATCTTCTCTTGCTCTGTCCATTTCGGACATTCCTTTTGCAGGACCTATTGCCGGTGTGACGATCGGAAGGGTTGACGGTAATTTTATTATCAACCCTAAAACAGACGAAATGGACAGCAGTGATATTAATTTAATCGTTGCTGGTACGAAAGATGCTATAAATATGGTTGAAGCTGGTGCGAATGAAGTGCCTGAAGAAGTCATGCTTGATGCTATTATGTTCGGTCATGAAGAGATTAAACGACTCGTTGCTTTCCAGGAAGATATCGTCTCTAAAGTCGGTAAAACGAAAATGGACGTACAACTCCTTACTATTGATGAAGAGTTGGCAGCAGAAATTCGAGAAAAAGCAGAAAGCAAACTAGTTAAAGCAGCCACTGTCGTTGAAAAAGGACAGCGTGAGGATGCTATTAAAGAAGTGTATAACGAAATATTGGAAGATTACACAGACGAAGAGAATGACAGAACGAAAGATGCACGAGACGTTTTGGACAAGTTGTTAAAAGAGACAGTGAGAAAACTTATAACAAAAGAAAATATTCGACCTGACGGAAGAAAAGGTAACGAAATTAGACCTTTAGCTTCTGAAATTGACATTCTTCAAAGAACGCATGGCTCTGGTTTGTTTACCCGTGGTCAAACCCAAGCTCTAAGCGTTTGTACTTTAGGAGCTTTAGGTGATGTTCAAGTTCTTGATGGGCTAGGGATCGAAGAGTCGAAGCGTTTTATGCACCATTATAACTTCCCATCTTTTAGTGTAGGTGAAACAGGCCCGATCCGAGGACCAGGGCGCCGTGAAATTGGACACGGAGCTTTAGGTGAAAGAGCTCTTGAGAAAGTGATTCCATCAGAGCAGGAATTTCCTTATACGATTCGTCTAGTCTCTGAAGTTTTAGAGTCAAATGGTTCAACCTCTCAAGCAAGTATTTGTGCAAGTACTCTTGCTATGATGGCAGCTGGCGTTCCGATTAAATCTCCGGTAGCAGGGATTGCCATGGGCTTAGTAAAGCACGAAGAAGATGTTGTCGTTTTGACGGATATTCAAGGAATGGAAGATGCTCTAGGTGATATGGACTTTAAAGTGGCTGGAACGTCAAAAGGCATAACAGCGCTTCAAATGGATATAAAAATAGACGGAATAGATAAATCAGTTCTTGAAGAAGCCTTATCACAAGCAAAAGAAGGACGTCTTCAAATACTTGATAACATGCTTTCTGCCATCCCAACACCAAGAGCAGAACTGAGCGATTATGCGCCGAAGATTCTAACGATGAAAATTCATCCAGATAAAATCCGTGATGTAATCGGTCCAAGTGGTAAAATGATTAATCAAATAATTGATGACACCGGCGTTAAAATTGATATTGAACAAGATGGAACGGTTTATATTTCATCTACTGATCAGCAAATGAATAACAAAGCAAAACAAATCATTGAAGACCTCGTTCGAGAAGTTGAAGTTGGTCAAACTTATCTTGGAAAAGTAAAGCGAATTGAAAAATTTGGGGCCTTTGTGGAAATTTTTAAAGGGAAAGATGGGCTTGTTCATATTTCACAATTAGCCAATGAACGTGTAGGTAAAGTTGAAGATGTCGTATCAATCGGTGACGAAGTCCTGGTTAAGGTAACAGAAATTGATAACCAAGGCCGTGTCAATTTGTCACGCAAAGCTGTTTTACCTGAACAAAAAGAATCATAA